In Juglans regia cultivar Chandler chromosome 5, Walnut 2.0, whole genome shotgun sequence, the following are encoded in one genomic region:
- the LOC108987654 gene encoding anthocyanin 5-aromatic acyltransferase-like yields MAKASPVKVLEHLYISPPVPNSSPPQTGSSLPLTFFDIPWLFFSPSQPLFFYEYPHPTNYFTSTALPNLKRSLSLTLQLYYPFAGNLNLPSEPGKPHLVCSQADNNKVLLTVAESAGDFNHLSGNHPRDVNEFYQLVPELLPPYLCADEKRLLPLLAVQITVFPGSGFCIGLAYHQVVADERTFNNFIKTWASFCSFGDSYPIKSLPSFDRKVIVDAYGLEEILLKEWWQRRRFSKKTVFGTEANDGYYLSNMVRTTFVVGSKDMERIKIFIVEECNIKNESLPEHLSAYVLTCAFIWVCLVKTQEGLNNEKYGREDPNYLGFIAGGITRLDFPVPTTYFGNCVGFGRTMARRNGLAGEDGLVAAAKAIGSTVKRLDKEILEGAEKWISDWKVLFRSEIHVMLAGSPKVDLYETDFGLGRPKKVEDISIDSTGAISLTESRDVKGGIEVGLVLPKPQMDAFSSFFNEGLKALPLP; encoded by the coding sequence ATGGCAAAGGCGTCCCCAGTCAAGGTACTTGAGCACTTGTATATCTCTCCCCCAGTTCCAAATTCATCACCTCCACAAACCGgctcctctctccctctaacCTTCTTTGACATACCATGGCTATTCTTCTCCCCAAGCCAACCTTTGTTCTTCTATGAATATCCCCACCCAACCAATTATTTCACATCCACTGCCCTCCCTAACCTCAAGCGCTCCCTCTCCTTGACCCTCCAACTCTACTACCCTTTTGCCGGTAACCTTAACTTACCATCCGAGCCTGGCAAGCCCCACCTGGTTTGCTCCCAAGCTGACAACAATAAGGTTCTTTTGACCGTTGCCGAGTCTGCTGGAGATTTCAACCATCTTTCGGGTAATCATCCCCGGGATGTCAATGAATTCTACCAACTTGTTCCGGAGTTGCTTCCACCATATTTGTGTGCTGATGAAAAGCGCTTGCTTCCTTTGTTAGCTGTCCAAATCACAGTCTTTCCAGGCTCTGGCTTTTGTATTGGACTCGCTTACCATCAAGTTGTAGCAGATGAAAGGACGTTCAACAATTTCATCAAAACCTGGGCCTCTTTTTGCAGCTTCGGAGACTCTTACCCCATCAAATCTTTACCAAGCTTTGACCGGAAGGTGATTGTGGACGCATATGGGCTCGAGGAGATTCTTTTGAAGGAGTGGTGGCAGCGAAGAAGATTTTCAAAAAAGACTGTTTTTGGGACAGAAGCCAATGACGGATATTATTTGTCCAACATGGTTAGAACCACATTTGTCGTGGGTTCGAAGGACATGGAGCGGATCAAAATATTCATTGTTGAAGAATGCAACATTAAAAATGAATCTCTCCCGGAACATTTATCTGCGTACGTCCTAACATGTGCATTTATATGGGTATGTTTAGTTAAAACCCAAGAGGGGTTGAATAATGAGAAATATGGCAGAGAGGATCCGAATTACTTGGGGTTCATTGCGGGCGGTATTACCCGTCTGGACTTTCCGGTGCCTACAACGTATTTTGGCAATTGCGTCGGGTTTGGCCGGACCATGGCGAGGAGGAATGGATTAGCGGGAGAAGACGGGCTTGTTGCAGCTGCGAAAGCAATTGGAAGCACTGTGAAGAGGTTAGATAAGGAAATTTTAGAAGGTGCAGAGAAGTGGATTTCAGATTGGAAAGTGTTATTCAGGTCGGAGATCCATGTTATGCTTGCTGGGTCGCCTAAAGTGGATCTTTATGAAACTGATTTCGGGCTGGGAAGACCCAAGAAAGTAGAAGACATTTCAATTGATTCTACGGGAGCCATTTCACTCACTGAGAGTAGGGATGTGAAGGGTGGCATTGAGGTTGGCCTTGTCCTACCTAAACCTCAAATGGATGCTTTTTCCAGTTTCTTCAATGAAGGTCTCAAGGCTCTCCCTCTTCCATGA